Proteins encoded in a region of the Tepidisphaeraceae bacterium genome:
- a CDS encoding YciI family protein, translated as MRFMILIKADANSEAGVMPDEKLMTEMGKFNEELVKAGIMLAGEGLHPSSKGARVRFKGEQRSVIDGPFTETKELIAGFWLWQVKSKEEAIEWVKRCPNPMPGESEIEIRQVFEAEDFGAEFTPELREQEDRLRAQIANK; from the coding sequence ATGCGATTCATGATCCTGATCAAGGCTGATGCAAATTCCGAGGCCGGCGTGATGCCCGACGAAAAGCTGATGACCGAAATGGGCAAGTTCAACGAGGAACTGGTGAAGGCCGGCATCATGCTGGCCGGCGAGGGGCTTCACCCCAGTTCCAAGGGCGCCCGCGTGCGGTTCAAGGGCGAGCAACGATCCGTCATCGACGGCCCGTTCACCGAAACGAAGGAACTGATCGCAGGCTTCTGGCTGTGGCAGGTGAAGTCGAAGGAGGAGGCGATCGAGTGGGTAAAGCGCTGCCCCAATCCGATGCCGGGGGAGTCGGAAATTGAGATCCGCCAGGTGTTCGAGGCGGAAGATTTCGGTGCCGAGTTTACGCCCGAACTGCGCGAGCAGGAGGACCGGCTGCGGGCGCAGATCGCCAACAAGTAG
- a CDS encoding mechanosensitive ion channel domain-containing protein — MESIIRFVGPNRALELFGVKLVGINADNGKKFLFTLVLVVLLLLISRLLRNFARGVTQAGERTAFWVRQGIHICTAIVMIVGVASIWFDEPTRLTTAMGLVTAGLAFALQRVVTALAGYVLIMRGSVFNVGDRIVMGGVRGDVIALGFMQTTIMEMGQPPPVQSAPPAMWVKARQYTGRIVTVSNAKVFDEPIYNFTREFPYVWEEMSFPIAYKDDRATVERILLDVAAKHTVKVADLGEPELQELERRYAVKRSSMAPRVYMRMTDNWVDLTLRFIANDHGVRDLKDAMTRDILQALDAANIGIASATFEIVGLPRLQMERARSQ, encoded by the coding sequence ATGGAAAGCATCATCCGGTTCGTCGGACCGAACCGCGCGTTGGAACTGTTCGGCGTCAAGCTGGTCGGTATCAACGCCGACAACGGGAAGAAGTTCCTGTTCACGCTCGTGCTGGTCGTCCTGCTGCTGCTCATCAGTAGGCTGCTGCGCAACTTTGCCCGCGGCGTGACGCAGGCCGGTGAACGGACCGCGTTCTGGGTTCGCCAGGGCATCCACATCTGCACGGCGATCGTGATGATCGTCGGCGTGGCGTCGATCTGGTTCGACGAGCCCACCCGCCTTACGACCGCCATGGGTCTGGTCACTGCCGGCTTGGCCTTTGCCTTGCAGCGAGTGGTGACGGCACTGGCGGGTTACGTCCTGATCATGCGCGGCAGCGTGTTCAACGTCGGGGATCGCATCGTGATGGGCGGCGTGCGCGGCGACGTGATCGCGCTGGGCTTCATGCAGACCACCATCATGGAGATGGGCCAGCCCCCGCCGGTGCAGAGCGCGCCGCCGGCGATGTGGGTGAAGGCCCGGCAGTACACCGGGCGCATCGTCACGGTTTCGAACGCCAAGGTCTTCGACGAGCCGATCTACAACTTCACGCGCGAGTTTCCGTACGTCTGGGAAGAGATGAGCTTCCCGATCGCCTACAAGGACGACCGCGCCACCGTCGAGCGCATCCTGCTTGATGTCGCCGCAAAACACACCGTGAAGGTCGCCGACCTCGGCGAGCCGGAACTGCAGGAACTGGAACGGCGGTACGCGGTGAAGCGTTCGTCGATGGCGCCGCGCGTCTACATGCGCATGACCGACAACTGGGTCGACCTGACGCTGCGCTTCATCGCCAACGACCATGGCGTGCGCGACCTGAAGGACGCCATGACGCGCGACATCCTACAAGCGCTGGATGCCGCCAACATCGGCATCGCCTCGGCAACGTTCGAGATCGTGGGCCTGCCGCGGCTGCAAATGGAACGGGCGCGGTCGCAATAG
- a CDS encoding DUF2254 domain-containing protein produces the protein MHTRVRHVIETLSSSYWFVPTLMVVAGAGGAIAMLYVDRSMLNSREPQGWLYGGGAEGANTLLSTVAGSIVTVAGVVFSITIAALSQASSQFGPRLLRNFMRDRGNQVVLGTFVATFVYCLLILRTVRRDTEDGSAFIPHAAITVAVLLAVLSIGVLVYFIHHVSVSLQAPMVVAQTRAELEAVVARLGDEMGVAGAVAMAPGHDTRPSDFHATAKPIVSHVSGYVQAVDYDGLLHAATELGLTLELKCRPGNYVIECNAMLIVWPAERCTEAVQDRLRNAFICGRHSTPEQDIEYGVRQIVEIAVRALSPGINDPFTAINCIDALGSAICRVGQHGLPGPLRYDAKGILRIVAPVTTFDGLVDMAFNQIRQYGRTSVPVTLRLLEVITEAAEQLTGLEERAVLLRHAEMIHREGETKFTEPSDLTDLNRRWAAATAALGRPGEEGQA, from the coding sequence ATGCACACTCGCGTCCGCCATGTCATTGAGACCTTATCGAGCAGTTACTGGTTCGTGCCCACCCTGATGGTCGTGGCCGGGGCGGGCGGGGCGATCGCGATGTTGTACGTCGATCGCTCGATGTTGAACTCGCGCGAGCCGCAGGGCTGGCTGTACGGCGGGGGGGCCGAAGGGGCCAACACGCTCCTGTCGACGGTGGCGGGGTCGATCGTCACCGTCGCGGGCGTGGTCTTTTCGATCACCATCGCGGCGCTGTCGCAGGCGTCCAGCCAGTTCGGGCCGCGCCTGCTGCGCAACTTCATGCGCGACCGGGGCAACCAGGTCGTGCTGGGCACGTTCGTCGCCACGTTCGTCTATTGCCTGCTCATCCTGCGAACGGTTCGCCGGGATACCGAGGATGGCTCGGCGTTCATCCCGCACGCGGCGATCACCGTGGCGGTGCTGCTGGCGGTGCTGAGCATCGGCGTGCTGGTCTACTTCATCCACCACGTCTCGGTGTCGCTGCAGGCGCCGATGGTCGTCGCGCAGACCCGCGCTGAACTGGAGGCGGTCGTCGCACGGCTGGGTGACGAGATGGGCGTCGCTGGGGCCGTCGCGATGGCGCCCGGTCACGACACGCGCCCCAGTGACTTTCATGCGACCGCTAAACCCATCGTCTCGCACGTCAGCGGGTACGTGCAGGCGGTCGATTACGACGGACTGCTACACGCGGCGACCGAACTGGGCCTCACGCTGGAGCTGAAGTGCCGCCCGGGCAACTACGTTATCGAGTGCAACGCGATGCTGATCGTCTGGCCCGCCGAGCGGTGCACCGAGGCGGTGCAGGATCGCCTGCGCAACGCGTTCATCTGTGGTCGCCACAGCACGCCCGAACAGGACATCGAGTACGGCGTGCGGCAGATCGTGGAGATCGCCGTGCGGGCGCTCTCGCCGGGCATCAACGACCCGTTCACGGCCATCAACTGCATTGATGCGCTGGGGTCGGCCATCTGCCGCGTCGGGCAGCACGGCTTGCCGGGGCCGCTGCGTTACGATGCCAAGGGCATCCTGCGTATCGTGGCGCCGGTGACGACGTTCGACGGCCTGGTCGACATGGCGTTCAACCAGATCCGCCAGTACGGTCGAACGAGCGTGCCGGTGACACTGCGGCTGCTGGAGGTGATCACCGAGGCCGCCGAGCAACTGACGGGGCTCGAGGAGCGTGCCGTGCTGTTGCGCCACGCCGAGATGATCCACCGCGAGGGAGAAACGAAGTTCACCGAACCGTCCGACCTCACCGACCTGAACCGCCGTTGGGCCGCCGCCACCGCGGCGCTGGGGCGGCCGGGGGAAGAGGGGCAGGCGTAG
- a CDS encoding YetF domain-containing protein: protein MSRIFFDNWQALLRTGLIGVLAYICLVILLRVSGKRTLSKMNAFDFIVTIALGSTLASVLISKDVSLAQGVLAFSLLIFMQYAVTWLSVRVKWVRQAVKGEPTLLVHKGQFLDAAMKRTRVTEDEIRAAVRSQGVAVMDQVLAVVLETDGTFSIVKQTDSSGGSSLVGVQSPDSVHLGTIESG from the coding sequence TTGAGCAGGATATTTTTCGACAACTGGCAGGCCTTGCTGCGTACGGGCCTGATCGGCGTGCTGGCGTACATCTGCCTGGTGATCCTGCTGCGCGTGTCGGGCAAGCGAACGCTGTCGAAGATGAACGCGTTCGACTTCATCGTCACCATCGCGCTTGGCTCTACGCTGGCCAGCGTGTTGATCAGCAAGGACGTGTCGCTGGCGCAGGGCGTGTTGGCGTTCTCGCTGCTGATCTTCATGCAGTACGCCGTCACCTGGCTCAGCGTGCGCGTGAAGTGGGTGAGGCAGGCGGTGAAGGGTGAACCGACGCTGCTCGTTCACAAGGGTCAGTTTCTGGACGCCGCCATGAAGCGAACGCGCGTGACCGAGGACGAGATCCGCGCCGCGGTGCGATCACAGGGCGTGGCCGTGATGGATCAGGTGCTGGCGGTGGTGCTGGAGACGGACGGCACGTTCAGCATCGTGAAGCAGACGGACAGCTCGGGCGGTTCGAGCCTTGTCGGCGTGCAATCGCCAGATTCCGTTCACCTGGGCACGATCGAAAGTGGCTGA
- a CDS encoding ABC transporter ATP-binding protein has product MGIENGTGKDAPVLAVDRARVRFGKLMAVRDVSMSLRGGDLLGLIGPNGAGKTTLLRVLAGLQPLSRGIVQVLGEPLVPENPSIKRHIGFTPDTPAVYEELTVRMYLTFIAKAYDLTASETAERIDFWLEKVWLTEKADAKIKGLSRGMRQRIGLARTLLPNPALVLLDEPAAGLDPAGRVQFRQLLCDLRDQGKALIVSSHILSDMSEYCTHIGIMTGGAMVQYGTVAEIASHSGADGRCRYTIGLADPIAGLAARLAAIEGVADIEVDRERVSLTYGSDKHQAAALLAQLIATGAPVASFTAVAPGLEEAYLRAGIRQVD; this is encoded by the coding sequence ATGGGGATCGAAAACGGAACGGGCAAAGACGCGCCGGTGCTGGCGGTGGACCGAGCGCGAGTGCGGTTCGGCAAGCTCATGGCCGTGCGCGACGTGTCGATGTCGCTGCGCGGCGGTGACCTGCTGGGGCTGATCGGGCCCAACGGCGCGGGCAAGACCACGCTGCTGCGCGTGCTGGCGGGGCTTCAACCGCTGTCGCGCGGCATCGTGCAGGTGCTGGGCGAGCCGCTGGTCCCCGAAAATCCGAGCATCAAGCGCCACATCGGCTTCACGCCCGACACGCCGGCCGTCTACGAAGAGCTGACGGTCCGCATGTACCTGACCTTCATCGCCAAGGCCTACGACCTCACCGCCAGCGAGACGGCCGAGCGGATCGACTTCTGGCTGGAAAAGGTCTGGCTAACCGAAAAGGCGGACGCCAAGATCAAAGGCCTGTCGCGCGGCATGCGGCAGCGCATCGGCCTGGCGCGCACGCTGCTGCCCAACCCGGCGCTGGTATTGCTGGACGAACCCGCCGCCGGGCTCGACCCCGCGGGACGGGTGCAGTTTCGGCAGTTGCTGTGCGATTTGCGCGATCAGGGGAAGGCGCTGATCGTCTCCAGCCACATCTTGTCGGACATGAGCGAGTACTGCACGCACATCGGCATCATGACCGGCGGCGCGATGGTGCAGTACGGCACCGTCGCCGAGATCGCCAGCCATAGCGGCGCCGACGGCCGTTGTCGGTACACGATCGGCCTGGCCGACCCCATCGCCGGTCTGGCGGCACGATTGGCCGCGATCGAAGGTGTGGCCGACATTGAGGTCGACCGCGAGCGCGTCTCGCTTACCTACGGTAGTGACAAGCACCAAGCCGCCGCTTTGCTGGCGCAACTGATCGCCACCGGCGCGCCGGTTGCCTCGTTTACAGCCGTGGCGCCGGGGCTCGAAGAGGCGTATCTGCGGGCAGGCATTCGACAGGTGGATTGA
- a CDS encoding sulfatase-like hydrolase/transferase: MTPRPNVLFLMSDEHRPDVAGFAGDEVVRTPVMDELARTGVVFNNCYTPSPICIPARQCLMAGELPKTCGVRRYGDDLPSGYLTWARSFSQHAYTTVCCGKLHHMGTDQMQGWRRRISFDDIHVDSRYMTGMLKHEAERYRSGNKKWSDTQEALRAGVGKSPHAISDDFSVDAATRYAKEFFTSPYYDKESPHAPLLLKVSLLLPHYPYFCDEEKFTYYMNRVTPFVNETVADHPFLSQKQVRIGQDASERDIRRTTAAYYGMVETIDAQYGQVMNTLTHLGQNLDDWIIIYTSDHGEMLGQHGIWEKQKFYEASARVPLIIRWPKRFKPAVVDENVNLCDLFATLCELADLPITGGTDSRSLVPLMNGDASAWNNETISQFGHDNLMIKRDHLKYQSYGPDMPEVLFNLKADPGELRNAIDDAAHAAAVKSFRARAAELGYGPGADPARHEVGYRTK; the protein is encoded by the coding sequence ATGACCCCGCGACCCAACGTCCTGTTCTTGATGTCGGATGAGCATCGCCCTGACGTCGCCGGTTTCGCGGGCGACGAGGTCGTGCGGACGCCCGTGATGGACGAACTGGCGCGCACCGGCGTGGTCTTCAACAACTGTTACACGCCCAGCCCCATCTGCATTCCCGCGCGCCAATGCCTGATGGCCGGCGAGCTGCCCAAGACCTGCGGCGTCCGCCGGTACGGCGATGACCTGCCCTCGGGGTACCTCACTTGGGCGCGCAGTTTCTCGCAGCACGCCTACACGACCGTTTGCTGCGGCAAGCTGCATCACATGGGCACCGACCAGATGCAGGGATGGCGGCGGCGCATCTCGTTCGACGACATTCACGTCGACTCGCGCTACATGACCGGCATGCTCAAGCACGAGGCCGAGCGTTACCGCAGCGGCAACAAGAAGTGGTCGGACACGCAGGAGGCGCTTCGCGCCGGCGTCGGCAAGAGCCCGCACGCGATCTCAGACGACTTCTCAGTCGACGCAGCGACGCGCTACGCGAAGGAATTCTTCACCAGCCCGTATTACGACAAGGAGAGCCCCCACGCCCCGCTGCTGCTGAAGGTCAGTTTGCTGCTGCCGCACTACCCATACTTCTGCGACGAGGAGAAGTTCACGTACTACATGAACCGCGTGACGCCGTTCGTGAACGAGACGGTCGCCGATCACCCGTTCCTAAGCCAGAAGCAGGTGCGCATCGGCCAGGACGCCAGCGAGCGCGACATCCGCCGAACCACCGCGGCATACTACGGCATGGTTGAGACGATCGACGCGCAGTATGGCCAGGTGATGAACACCCTGACCCACCTCGGCCAGAACCTGGACGACTGGATCATCATCTACACCAGCGACCACGGTGAAATGCTCGGTCAGCACGGCATCTGGGAGAAGCAGAAGTTCTACGAGGCCTCGGCCCGCGTGCCGCTCATCATCCGCTGGCCCAAGCGCTTCAAGCCGGCCGTCGTAGACGAGAACGTGAACCTGTGCGACCTGTTCGCCACACTGTGCGAATTGGCCGACCTGCCCATCACCGGCGGCACCGACAGCCGCAGCCTGGTGCCCTTAATGAACGGCGACGCGAGCGCGTGGAACAACGAGACGATCAGCCAGTTCGGCCACGACAACCTGATGATCAAGCGCGACCACCTGAAGTACCAATCCTACGGCCCGGACATGCCCGAGGTGCTGTTCAACTTGAAGGCCGACCCCGGCGAGCTGCGCAACGCGATCGACGACGCCGCCCATGCCGCCGCTGTGAAATCCTTCCGCGCCCGCGCCGCGGAACTAGGCTATGGCCCCGGCGCCGATCCGGCGCGGCACGAGGTGGGGTACCGCACCAAGTAA
- a CDS encoding PEP-CTERM sorting domain-containing protein: MSLFTAVFGVAGALLVSNASAAVITPIGAAATNDGGFQSPAGSFDAQPATEPTAGTTTASFGNSPSYFPDAGRAVYFDFGPSYADVTIERVYLGLKQDGTNSSANVSYFFSNDIDKAFEPIEGDVVAPNFGIFNFTSSNAAKSWLQVYSGPNQAVQQRYLIAQFNGGTLSNRVQEIVFIGNTTPVPEPTSLALVAVGGLMALRRRR, translated from the coding sequence ATGTCACTTTTCACCGCGGTGTTCGGCGTCGCTGGCGCCCTTTTGGTCAGCAACGCCTCGGCGGCCGTCATTACGCCCATTGGTGCCGCCGCAACCAACGACGGGGGGTTCCAGAGCCCTGCAGGCTCGTTCGACGCTCAACCTGCCACCGAGCCCACGGCCGGCACCACGACCGCCAGTTTCGGTAACTCTCCTAGCTATTTCCCCGATGCGGGCCGTGCAGTATATTTTGATTTCGGCCCCAGCTATGCGGACGTCACGATCGAACGGGTCTACTTGGGCCTTAAACAGGACGGTACCAACAGCAGTGCCAACGTTAGCTATTTCTTCAGCAACGACATTGATAAGGCCTTTGAGCCTATCGAGGGTGATGTGGTGGCACCCAACTTTGGCATTTTCAACTTCACGTCGAGCAATGCCGCCAAGTCTTGGCTACAGGTCTACAGCGGTCCAAACCAAGCGGTTCAGCAGCGGTACCTCATCGCACAGTTCAATGGAGGCACGCTGAGCAATCGCGTTCAGGAGATTGTCTTCATCGGCAACACCACTCCAGTTCCCGAGCCGACGTCCCTCGCCTTGGTCGCGGTCGGTGGACTGATGGCGCTTCGCCGCCGCCGCTAA
- a CDS encoding oligogalacturonate lyase family protein — translation MQNEMADIVTPERVTSGGAWNDQLLYFTSPSLTADDSQLVFLSDRTGHPNVFVRDLRNGDERQVTTNSEGMLKSYVYFDGSPYRGLGKASVSLDAQRGIVYWIQGRSILAASIGGAGSAGNVRQVAVLPDDQMTAFTHVSGDGRLLCVPTVDARALGDDLIAAGKLEKTIDQRVQQEGLNSYLRIYDTDSGEQIACERVPSAWVTHVQFHPTDSSRILYNHEWPADCGVRRMWLWDGARHTRLRDANDGRGREDWVCHETWERGGDGVIYHGGVAGGPAFVGRVGPDGKGHAEVRLPDGWRQYGHFTTGADGVLVTDGYYRPEGESPVGWGGQWLAILRVDWAGGRIDWQPLCRHKSSWKSQDEHPHPVFDHAGRSVYFTSDREGKRAVYRLNEVQA, via the coding sequence ATGCAGAACGAAATGGCCGACATCGTCACACCAGAACGGGTTACGTCCGGCGGAGCGTGGAACGATCAGTTGCTCTACTTCACGTCGCCAAGCTTAACCGCCGACGATTCGCAGCTTGTCTTCCTCAGCGATCGCACCGGCCACCCCAACGTCTTCGTGCGCGACCTGCGCAACGGCGACGAACGCCAGGTGACGACCAACAGCGAGGGGATGCTCAAGAGCTACGTCTATTTCGACGGCTCGCCCTACCGCGGGCTGGGCAAGGCCAGCGTCAGCCTCGATGCGCAGCGCGGGATCGTGTACTGGATCCAAGGGCGGTCGATCTTGGCCGCCAGCATCGGGGGTGCGGGTAGCGCAGGCAACGTTCGGCAGGTGGCGGTGTTGCCGGACGATCAGATGACGGCGTTCACCCACGTGTCCGGCGACGGCCGGCTGCTGTGCGTACCAACGGTCGACGCCCGCGCATTAGGCGACGATCTCATCGCTGCGGGCAAGTTGGAAAAGACGATCGACCAGCGCGTGCAGCAGGAGGGCCTTAACTCATACCTCCGCATCTACGACACGGACAGCGGTGAACAAATCGCTTGCGAGCGCGTGCCGTCGGCGTGGGTGACGCACGTGCAGTTTCACCCGACCGACTCGTCGCGCATTTTGTACAACCACGAGTGGCCCGCCGACTGCGGCGTGCGCCGGATGTGGCTGTGGGACGGTGCGCGTCACACGCGCCTGCGCGACGCCAATGATGGCCGCGGTCGTGAAGATTGGGTCTGCCACGAGACGTGGGAACGCGGTGGCGACGGTGTCATTTACCACGGTGGCGTCGCCGGTGGGCCGGCGTTTGTCGGGCGTGTGGGGCCTGATGGCAAGGGGCATGCGGAAGTGCGCCTGCCGGACGGCTGGCGACAATACGGGCACTTCACCACCGGGGCCGATGGCGTGCTCGTCACCGATGGCTACTACCGCCCGGAAGGCGAGTCGCCGGTCGGCTGGGGCGGGCAATGGCTCGCGATCCTGCGCGTCGACTGGGCCGGTGGCCGCATCGACTGGCAACCGCTCTGCCGGCACAAATCGAGCTGGAAATCGCAGGACGAGCACCCGCACCCGGTCTTCGACCATGCCGGCCGCAGCGTCTATTTCACGTCCGACCGCGAGGGGAAGCGGGCGGTTTATCGGCTAAACGAAGTGCAGGCGTAG
- a CDS encoding DUF6785 family protein produces the protein MRSVTPRSVIVGLIGVTALCAITPFNNYVANNTDMIGNALPTSVVFVLLIVSAANGLLSRYAPRLSLSAAELGLALGMVLIGCGVAAVGLMRYLPGHLVQYWALQASYPGFAEAVQTMDLPQWLWPRVNTTSVASASADPVVRDFVGRIPSGSTSLIDQLRDVPWGAWAMPALAWGTFFSLLFGSVIFLTLIFRRQWVDNERLPFPLATVFMSLIEPPAPGRAFNRLLSSRAFWITFGLVFVVHLINGLARYDPTHFPAIPLRFDLTTTLSELPWSLTERLFKTQTIFLTVVGIVYFADTRVALSIWVMFVLLQIFRMAAGTGGIEVTHGMQRDQIVGATLAFGVTILWIARRHLREVTAQMLRGRAGNESRGRYLPHAVSGWGLVVCVIGLVTWLALVGVSLVGAIAIVAMLMLVYLVLAKVVAETGLLYVLIPFELRRPWAMLAQDMPAPLTGRTTLPTYFFSTLFTGMLTADVRQAMPVFAPQAIRLADLTDPQERPGPRWPVAVCLLLTIVVAFLVSGAGMLWADYTYAATLDRTQEAPVSSWGASGMPRSVSMAPVVDYVPPRDGPREPQNRIGHASFGAAVVAGLSAMRLRFVGWPFHPVGFLLVYTWGVQMTWCSIFIGWVAKTTVLRLGGADLFVRAKPVFLGLIVGEASAAGFWLVVSLARLSMGLPYETIRLLPT, from the coding sequence TTGCGAAGCGTAACTCCCCGTAGCGTCATCGTTGGCCTGATCGGCGTGACCGCGCTCTGCGCGATCACGCCGTTCAATAATTACGTCGCCAACAACACCGACATGATCGGCAACGCGCTGCCGACCAGCGTGGTGTTCGTGCTGCTCATCGTCTCGGCGGCCAACGGGCTGCTGTCGCGCTATGCGCCACGGCTGTCGCTGAGCGCCGCGGAACTGGGGCTGGCGCTGGGCATGGTCCTGATCGGCTGCGGTGTGGCCGCGGTGGGGTTGATGCGCTACCTGCCGGGCCACCTCGTGCAGTACTGGGCGCTGCAGGCGAGCTACCCCGGCTTCGCCGAGGCGGTACAGACGATGGACCTGCCGCAGTGGCTCTGGCCGCGCGTGAACACGACCAGCGTTGCCAGCGCCAGCGCCGACCCCGTGGTGCGCGACTTCGTCGGGCGCATCCCCTCGGGCAGCACGTCGCTGATCGACCAGTTGCGCGACGTGCCATGGGGGGCCTGGGCGATGCCGGCGCTGGCGTGGGGCACGTTCTTCTCGCTGCTGTTCGGCAGCGTGATCTTCTTAACGCTGATCTTCCGCCGGCAGTGGGTGGACAACGAGCGCCTGCCGTTCCCGCTGGCGACCGTCTTCATGTCGCTGATCGAGCCACCGGCGCCGGGGCGGGCGTTTAACCGGCTGTTGTCGTCGCGCGCGTTCTGGATCACGTTCGGGTTGGTCTTCGTCGTCCACCTGATCAACGGCCTTGCCCGGTACGACCCCACGCACTTCCCGGCCATCCCGCTGCGATTTGATCTGACGACGACGCTCAGCGAACTGCCGTGGTCGCTGACCGAGCGGCTGTTCAAGACGCAGACGATTTTCCTGACCGTCGTCGGCATCGTCTACTTTGCCGATACGCGGGTGGCGCTGAGCATCTGGGTGATGTTCGTGCTGCTGCAGATCTTCCGGATGGCCGCCGGCACCGGTGGGATCGAGGTGACGCACGGCATGCAGCGCGACCAGATCGTTGGCGCCACGCTGGCGTTCGGCGTGACGATCCTGTGGATCGCCCGCCGGCATTTGCGCGAGGTAACCGCCCAGATGCTGCGCGGTCGAGCGGGCAACGAATCGCGCGGCCGCTACCTGCCGCACGCTGTGTCGGGGTGGGGGCTGGTGGTCTGCGTGATCGGGCTGGTGACGTGGCTGGCGCTGGTCGGCGTGTCGCTGGTGGGGGCGATCGCGATCGTGGCGATGCTGATGCTGGTCTACCTTGTGCTGGCCAAGGTGGTGGCGGAGACGGGGCTGCTGTACGTGTTGATCCCGTTCGAACTGCGCCGGCCGTGGGCGATGTTGGCGCAGGACATGCCTGCGCCGCTGACCGGCCGCACGACGCTGCCGACGTATTTCTTCTCGACGTTGTTCACCGGCATGCTGACGGCCGACGTGCGCCAGGCGATGCCGGTGTTCGCGCCGCAGGCGATCCGCCTCGCCGACCTCACGGACCCACAGGAACGGCCAGGCCCGCGCTGGCCGGTGGCGGTTTGCCTACTGCTGACGATCGTGGTGGCGTTCTTGGTGTCGGGCGCGGGCATGTTGTGGGCCGACTACACGTACGCCGCCACGCTCGATCGCACGCAGGAGGCGCCGGTGTCGTCGTGGGGCGCGTCAGGCATGCCGCGGTCGGTGTCGATGGCGCCGGTGGTCGACTACGTGCCCCCGCGCGACGGGCCGCGCGAGCCGCAGAACCGCATCGGTCACGCCAGCTTTGGCGCCGCGGTGGTAGCGGGGCTCAGCGCGATGCGGCTGCGCTTCGTCGGGTGGCCGTTCCACCCGGTGGGGTTCCTGCTCGTTTACACGTGGGGCGTGCAGATGACCTGGTGCAGCATCTTCATCGGCTGGGTCGCCAAGACCACCGTGCTACGCCTGGGCGGGGCCGACCTGTTCGTGCGCGCCAAACCCGTCTTCCTGGGACTCATCGTCGGCGAAGCCTCGGCGGCGGGTTTCTGGCTGGTGGTGAGCCTGGCGCGACTGTCGATGGGGCTGCCGTACGAAACGATCCGGCTGTTGCCGACTTAA